From Quercus lobata isolate SW786 chromosome 1, ValleyOak3.0 Primary Assembly, whole genome shotgun sequence, one genomic window encodes:
- the LOC115981972 gene encoding uncharacterized protein LOC115981972: MGRLSKPMMGFMLLCCLAVLTEAEYIKYKDPKQPLGARIKDLMKRMTLEEKIGQMVQIERTVATPDVMKQYFIGSVLSGGGSVPAPKASAEAWINAVNEIQKGSLSTRLGIPMIYGIDAVHGHNNVYNATIFPHNVGLGVTRDPQLVKKIGEATALEVRATGIPYVFAPCIAVCRDPRWGRCYESYSEDPRIVQAMTEIIPGLQGELPAKSRKGIPFVAGKQKVAACAKHFVGDGGTTKGIDENNTVISLNGLLSIHMPAYYNSISKGVATVMVSYSSWNGKRMHANGDLVTGFLKNKLKFKGFVISDWQGIDRITSPPHLNYSYSVEAGVGAGIDMIMIPYNFTEFIDDLTYQVKNNIIPMSRIDDAVKRILRVKFVMGIFENPLADFSLVNQLGSKEHRELAREAVRKSLVLLKNGKSADKPLLPLPKKTAKILVAGSHADNLGNQCGGWTITWQGLGGNDLTIGTTILNAVKNTVDPTTQVVYNENPDAEFVKSNKFSFAIVVVGEPTYAEMYGDSFNLSIPEPGPSTINNVCGAVKCVVVVISGRPVVIQPYLAKLDALVAAWLPGTEGQGVADLLFGDFGFSGKLARTWFKTVDQLPMNIGDPHYDPLFPFGFGLTTKPT, encoded by the exons ATGGGGAGACTTTCAAAACCCATGATGGGTTTCATGCTATTATGCTGTTTAGCAGTGCTcactgaagcagaatacataAAATACAAGGACCCAAAACAGCCATTGGGAGCTAGAATCAAAGACCTCATGAAGCGAATGACCCTTGAAGAAAAGATCGGCCAAATGGTGCAGATCGAGCGCACTGTTGCCACCCCAGATGTCATGAAGCAATACTTCATTG GGAGTGTGTTGAGTGGCGGAGGGAGTGTACCGGCTCCAAAGGCCTCAGCTGAGGCTTGGATCAATGCAGTGAATGAGATCCAAAAGGGATCTCTATCGACCCGTCTCGGGATTCCTATGATTTATGGGATTGATGCAGTTCATGGCCACAACAACGTGTACAATGCCACTATTTTCCCTCACAATGTTGGGCTTGGTGTCACCAG GGATCCTCAACTTGTCAAGAAGATTGGAGAGGCAACAGCTCTTGAAGTTAGAGCAACAGGAATTCCATACGTTTTTGCTCCGTGCATTGCG GTTTGCAGGGACCCACGATGGGGTCGGTGCTATGAAAGTTATAGTGAGGACCCTAGGATTGTTCAAGCAATGACTGAGATTATACCTGGCTTGCAAGGAGAACTCCCTGCCAAATCTCGAAAGGGCATTCCCTTTGTTGCTGGAAA ACAAAAGGTTGCAGCCTGTGCTAAGCACTTTGTGGGAGATGGTGGCACAACCAAGGGCATTGATGAGAACAACACTGTAATCAGTTTAAATGGATTGCTCAGCATCCACATGCCGGCTTACTATAACTCTATTAGCAAGGGTGTTGCAACAGTTATGGTATCTTACTCAAGCTGGAATGGGAAGAGGATGCATGCTAATGGTGATCTTGTTACTGGTTTCCTCAAGAACAAGCTAAAGTTCAAG GGTTTTGTCATATCAGATTGGCAGGGTATTGACAGGATTACCTCCCCTCCTCATCTTAACTATTCATACTCTGTTGAAGCTGGAGTTGGTGCTGGAATTGACATG ATCATGATTCCGTACAACTTCACAGAGTTCATTGATGATCTAACCTATCAGGTGAAGAACAATATTATCCCAATGAGTAGAATAGATGATGCTGTGAAGAGAATCTTGAGGGTTAAATTTGTCATGGGTATCTTTGAGAATCCTCTAGCTGATTTCAGCCTGGTCAACCAACTTGGTAGTAAG GAACATAGAGAATTGGCAAGGGAGGCTGTGAGAAAATCACTTGTACTACTAAAGAATGGAAAATCTGCTGACAAGCCCTTGCTTCCCCTTCCCAAGAAAACAGCAAAGATACTAGTTGCAGGTAGTCATGCCGACAACTTAGGCAATCAATGCGGAGGCTGGACAATAACATGGCAGGGTCTTGGCGGCAATGATCTCACAATTG GTACTACAATCCTGAATGCTGTGAAAAATACAGTTGATCCTACCACCCAGGTTGTCTACAATGAGAATCCTGATGCAGAGTTTGTCAAGTCCAACAAATTCTCCTTCGCCATTGTTGTTGTGGGCGAGCCTACGTATGCAGAAATGTATGGTGATAGCTTCAATCTATCCATACCAGAACCTGGCCCAAGCACTATCAACAATGTTTGCGGTGCTGTCAAAtgtgttgttgttgtcattTCTGGCCGTCCTGTTGTGATCCAGCCTTACCTCGCAAAATTAGATGCTCTTGTGGCTGCTTGGCTTCCAGGAACTGAAGGCCAAGGCGTTGCTGACCTATTGTTTGGTGACTTTGGATTCTCAGGCAAGCTTGCTCGTACATGGTTCAAGACAGTCGACCAGCTCCCAATGAATATTGGTGATCCCCATTATGACCCTCTATTTCCATTTGGGTTTGGCTTGACAACTAAACCTACCTAG
- the LOC115984429 gene encoding uncharacterized protein LOC115984429, translating into MAERFSIALVGLLFLCCSWTVIVNAEGEYLKYKDPEQPINARIRDLMKRMTLAEKIGQMVQADRSVVSREIMRNYSLGSVLSGGGSEPLPHATPQDWINMVNDFQEGAISSRLGIPMLYGIDAVHGHNNVYKATIFPHNVGLGATRDVHLVKKIGAATALEVRATGINYAFSPCIAVCRDPRWGRCYESFSEDPEIVKKMTDIIIGLQGEIPADSRKSVPYVGGKDKVLACAKHFVGDGGTIRGINENNTVIDRHGLLSIHMPPYLDSVIKGVGTIMTSYSSLNGVKMHANHELVTNFLKGTLKFRGFVISDWQGIDKITYPPGSNYSYSVLAGVQAGIDMVMVPYNFTDFIGDLTDHVNNKRIPMSRIDDVVHRILRVKFMMGLFENPLSDESFIDQLGSQAHRDLAREAVRKSLVLLKNGENADSPLLPLSKNASKILVAGSHANNLGYQCGGWTIAWQGLNGNNLTAGTTILSAITTAVDPSTEVVYSKNPDADYVKSNNFSYAIVVVGEHPYAETLGDSLNLTIAEPGPSTITNVCASVKCVVVVVSGRPLVIEPYISQIDALVAAWLPGSEGHGVADVLFGDYRFSGKLARTWFKTVDQLPMNVGDAHYDPLFPFGFGLTTEPVKA; encoded by the exons ATGGCGGAAAGGTTTTCAATAGCCCTCGTGGGGCTTCTGTTCCTATGTTGCAGTTGGACAGTGATAGTAAACGCTGAAGGAGAATACTTGAAATACAAGGACCCAGAACAACCCATTAATGCTAGAATAAGAGACCTAATGAAACGGATGACTCTAGCAGAAAAGATTGGTCAGATGGTGCAAGCAGACCGCTCGGTAGTCTCGCGTGAAATTATGAGGAACTACTCATTAGGCAGTGTACTGAGTGGTGGAGGAAGTGAGCCATTGCCTCATGCTACACCACAGGATTGGATTAACATGGTCAATGATTTTCAAGAGGGTGCTATCTCTAGCCGTCTTGGGATTCCTATGCTTTATGGCATTGATGCAGTTCATGGCCACAATAATGTGTATAAGGCCACCATTTTTCCCCATAATGTTGGTCTTGGAGCTACAAG GGATGTTCACCTTGTGAAGAAGATTGGCGCAGCAACTGCACTTGAAGTTAGAGCTACTGGGATCAACTACGCTTTTTCTCCGTGCATTGCG GTGTGTAGAGATCCCAGATGGGGTAGATGTTACGAGAGCTTTAGCGAGGATCCCGAAATTGTGAAAAAGATGACAGATATCATAATTGGGTTGCAAGGCGAGATTCCAGCTGATTCACGAAAGAGTGTCCCATATGTTGGTGGAAA GGATAAGGTTCTGGCTTGTGCAAAACACTTTGTGGGTGATGGAGGCACCATTAGAGGCATCAATGAGAACAACACTGTAATTGATAGGCATGGATTACTGAGCATTCACATGCCTCCCTACTTGGATTCTGTTATCAAGGGTGTTGGCACAATTATGACTTCCTACTCCAGCTTGAATGGAGTAAAGATGCATGCTAACCATGAACTAGTCACCAATTTTCTCAAGGGCACCCTCAAGTTTAGG GGTTTTGTGATCTCTGATTGGCAGGGTATTGACAAGATTACATATCCACCGGGTTCAAACTACTCATACTCAGTTTTGGCTGGAGTTCAAGCTGGTATTGACATG GTCATGGTTCCCTACAACTTCACTGATTTCATTGGTGACTTGACTGACCATGTCAATAACAAACGTATCCCTATGAGTCGTATTGATGATGTTGTTCACAGGATTTTAAGAGTTAAGTTTATGATGGGTCTGTTTGAGAACCCCTTATCTGATGAGAGCTTTATTGACCAACTTGGAAGTCAG GCACATAGAGATTTAGCACGAGAAGCTGTGAGAAAGTCACTAGTTCTCTTAAAGAATGGAGAAAATGCAGATAGTCCATTGCTACCTCTGTCGAAGAATGCATCAAAGATCCTAGTTGCTGGAAGCCACGCCAACAATTTGGGCTATCAATGCGGTGGTTGGACTATCGCTTGGCAAGGACTTAATGGAAACAACCTCACTGCAG gaACGACGATTTTAAGTGCTATTACAACTGCTGTTGACCCCAGCACAGAAGTTGTTTATAGCAAGAACCCTGATGCTGATTATGTGAAGTCCAACAACTTCTCCTATGCCATTGTTGTTGTAGGAGAGCACCCTTATGCAGAGACACTAGGAGACAGTTTGAACCTGACAATTGCTGAACCAGGTCCAAGCACAATCACAAACGTGTGTGCGAGTGTCAAGTGTGTTGTTGTGGTAGTCTCTGGCAGGCCTCTTGTGATTGAACCATACATATCACAAATTGATGCACTTGTTGCTGCATGGCTACCGGGTTCTGAAGGCCATGGAGTTGCTGATGTTCTTTTTGGTGACTATAGATTCTCTGGGAAGCTTGCTCGTACCTGGTTCAAGACAGTGGATCAGCTACCAATGAATGTTGGTGATGCTCATTATGACCCACTATTTCCATTTGGGTTTGGACTTACTACTGAGCCAGTTAAGGCATAG